The proteins below are encoded in one region of Reichenbachiella sp. 5M10:
- a CDS encoding SurA N-terminal domain-containing protein, producing MALINTLRNKGGKIVIGLIGFSIVAFIGADLLGPNSRLFGASTDVGEIAGQTISYQDFLAKQEEMTYNFQMNQGRSPSGAEQDYIRNQTWDALIGQYAFETQFKLLGLRVSKEEIVDMVQGDNISPQIRQAFTNPETGAFEKENVIAFLQRLSEQTPQQRASWYNFENSLAPSRQRVKYNNLILKTNYATEGEAKFVYASENNNAEVNYIYVPFYSIEDSAVSVTDAELKAYLSKHEDEFKAEASRAIQYVVIDVVPSATDSAVVKEDIMKLVEGFETAESDSLYALVNSDMPGAYRTYTAADQLPAPVQGADTGVVVGPLVENGSYVLYKVTSASEEGPYKVAKVALELYVSDDTRNSYYRDAEKFAFDTESSSDFEANATAAGLRTKSANKLGANDQRLPGLNEARNIVYWAYNKASIGDVSDVFEIENQYVIATLVSEQEEGSANLASVKNEVRKKVIDEKKAEIITQKLNGIEGAALANKIIQYDGNNAKYYSMSNLKLSSNSLTSVGLAPKAIGVAFSMEPGEVSEPFAIDNGVIQLELINKIDAPEVSNYENYRNQATTKRQARLAYSIDQAVRELADIKDERYKFF from the coding sequence ATGGCATTAATTAATACATTAAGGAATAAAGGAGGGAAGATAGTGATCGGCCTCATTGGGTTCTCTATTGTGGCCTTCATTGGCGCAGATTTGTTAGGACCTAACTCGAGGCTGTTCGGTGCGTCTACAGACGTAGGTGAGATAGCAGGACAGACTATTTCTTATCAGGACTTCTTGGCAAAGCAGGAGGAAATGACATACAATTTCCAAATGAACCAAGGAAGAAGTCCATCAGGTGCTGAGCAGGACTATATTCGCAACCAGACTTGGGATGCGCTGATTGGTCAGTATGCTTTCGAAACTCAGTTCAAATTGTTGGGACTCAGAGTTTCAAAGGAGGAGATCGTAGATATGGTACAAGGAGACAACATCAGTCCTCAAATCCGACAGGCGTTTACCAACCCAGAGACGGGAGCATTTGAGAAAGAAAATGTGATTGCATTTTTGCAAAGATTGAGCGAACAAACGCCACAGCAGAGAGCTTCTTGGTACAATTTTGAGAATAGCTTGGCACCAAGCAGACAGCGTGTGAAATACAATAATCTCATCTTGAAGACAAACTATGCGACAGAAGGAGAGGCTAAATTCGTATATGCCAGTGAAAACAACAATGCTGAAGTCAACTACATCTACGTACCGTTCTACTCGATCGAAGACTCCGCAGTGTCTGTTACAGATGCAGAGCTGAAGGCTTATTTGTCTAAGCACGAAGATGAGTTCAAGGCGGAGGCATCTAGAGCCATCCAGTATGTTGTGATTGATGTAGTACCATCTGCTACAGATAGTGCGGTAGTCAAAGAGGATATCATGAAATTGGTAGAAGGGTTTGAGACGGCAGAAAGTGATTCGCTCTATGCACTTGTCAATTCAGATATGCCAGGAGCATATAGAACATACACCGCTGCTGACCAACTACCAGCACCTGTGCAAGGAGCAGATACTGGTGTGGTAGTAGGGCCATTGGTGGAGAATGGTAGCTATGTGCTATACAAAGTGACATCGGCATCCGAAGAAGGCCCATATAAAGTAGCTAAAGTGGCTTTGGAGTTGTATGTGAGTGACGATACAAGAAACAGCTATTATAGAGATGCAGAGAAATTTGCCTTTGATACTGAATCTAGCAGTGATTTTGAGGCGAATGCTACAGCAGCAGGCTTGAGAACTAAATCTGCCAACAAATTGGGCGCTAATGATCAGAGGTTGCCAGGTCTCAACGAGGCAAGAAATATCGTATATTGGGCGTACAACAAGGCGTCTATTGGAGATGTGTCAGATGTATTCGAAATCGAAAACCAATATGTGATTGCTACTTTGGTGTCAGAACAAGAAGAAGGTTCTGCAAACTTGGCGTCAGTAAAGAACGAAGTAAGAAAGAAAGTAATCGATGAGAAGAAAGCAGAGATCATCACTCAAAAACTCAATGGTATCGAGGGAGCTGCTTTAGCCAACAAAATCATCCAATATGATGGCAACAATGCGAAGTACTATTCTATGTCAAACTTGAAGTTGAGTAGCAATTCATTGACAAGCGTCGGGTTGGCTCCTAAAGCAATCGGAGTGGCGTTTTCTATGGAGCCAGGTGAGGTGAGTGAACCATTCGCCATCGACAATGGTGTGATCCAGTTGGAGTTGATCAACAAAATAGATGCTCCTGAAGTATCGAACTACGAAAACTATAGAAACCAAGCCACGACCAAAAGACAGGCGAGACTGGCTTATAGCATTGATCAGGCGGTCAGAGAACTTGCTGATATCAAAGACGAGAGATATAAGTTTTTCTAG
- the lptC gene encoding LPS export ABC transporter periplasmic protein LptC translates to MKHIFFVLPLLLAICFISCESKKSVLDQETYDGPSVSMDSIDVLISDSARVKLRLVAAKQLVYENDDRDFPEGIYLEFYDGYGKLSSTLRANTGYYFAEEDYYKAEGDVQMYSLAKGDDLHTELLNWVPDEERVHTDKFVTIKSDGEILKGEGLEASQNFDEYTILKPKGVMTIKPSSGANADEEEVDTGFDADLVFEEDTTTYED, encoded by the coding sequence ATGAAACACATATTCTTTGTACTTCCGCTATTACTAGCGATTTGTTTTATTTCGTGCGAAAGCAAAAAGTCTGTCCTCGATCAAGAAACTTATGATGGCCCATCAGTATCAATGGACAGTATTGATGTTTTGATTTCTGATTCGGCACGGGTCAAGCTCCGGTTGGTGGCTGCCAAGCAGTTGGTTTATGAAAATGATGATCGTGATTTCCCTGAGGGGATTTATTTGGAATTTTACGACGGGTATGGCAAACTGTCTTCTACCCTGCGGGCCAATACGGGTTATTATTTTGCTGAAGAAGATTATTACAAGGCAGAGGGAGACGTGCAGATGTATAGTCTGGCCAAAGGTGACGATCTGCATACTGAGTTGCTCAACTGGGTGCCAGATGAAGAGAGAGTCCATACAGACAAGTTTGTGACGATAAAATCAGATGGTGAAATCTTGAAAGGAGAAGGACTAGAAGCGAGTCAAAATTTTGATGAATACACGATATTGAAACCGAAAGGAGTCATGACTATAAAACCCTCGTCAGGAGCGAACGCTGACGAAGAAGAGGTGGATACAGGGTTTGATGCGGACCTAGTATTTGAAGAGGATACGACGACTTATGAGGACTAA
- a CDS encoding DUF493 domain-containing protein — protein sequence MDNSAQSFKEKLESVHTFPTLYMFKFIVPEAQIDEVKALFPKHEVVLKPSKNGKYASATINVMVGSSDQVIEIYEKAKRIEGIMSL from the coding sequence ATGGACAATTCAGCACAATCATTCAAGGAAAAGCTCGAAAGCGTACATACCTTTCCGACGCTATATATGTTTAAGTTCATCGTGCCTGAGGCACAGATTGATGAAGTCAAAGCGCTGTTTCCAAAGCACGAAGTAGTGCTCAAGCCTTCTAAAAATGGAAAATATGCGAGTGCCACTATCAACGTGATGGTGGGCAGCAGTGATCAAGTCATAGAGATCTATGAGAAGGCCAAAAGAATCGAGGGGATCATGTCCTTGTAA
- the purB gene encoding adenylosuccinate lyase: MELNALTAISPVDGRYRRHTADLAEFFSEFGLIKYRVHVEIEYFIALCQHPLPQLESVDASVYGKLRQIVVEFSEADALEIKKIESTTNHDVKAVEYFIKKRFDTLGLEPYKEFIHFGLTSQDINNTAIPLQLKHAIESEYIPALNQIEALLMDMAEAWKDIPMLAKTHGQPASPTLLGKEILVFHERLTQQVNMLDSVRYGAKFGGATGNMNAHHIAYPEIDWIKFANNFVDNTLGLRRSYPTTQIEHYDDMAALFDNLKRINTILIDFARDIWQYISMGYFKQKIVKGEVGSSAMPHKVNPIDFENAEGNLGIANALYEYLSAKLPISRLQRDLTDSTVLRNVGVPVGHGFIALKSLEKGIGKLELNQANIEYDLDQNWAVVSEAIQTILRREAYPEPYEALKALTRGNQEITQESLKVFIDGLEISDALKTQMKKITPFNYTGINPLK; the protein is encoded by the coding sequence ATGGAATTGAATGCATTGACAGCTATTTCGCCAGTAGACGGCCGATACAGAAGACACACCGCAGACCTTGCCGAGTTTTTCTCCGAGTTTGGGTTGATCAAATACAGAGTACACGTAGAGATCGAATATTTCATCGCGCTATGTCAGCACCCATTGCCACAATTGGAGAGTGTAGACGCAAGCGTATATGGCAAGCTTCGCCAGATCGTCGTGGAGTTTTCTGAAGCAGATGCACTAGAGATCAAAAAGATTGAAAGCACTACCAATCATGACGTCAAAGCCGTAGAGTACTTCATCAAAAAAAGATTCGACACACTCGGACTAGAGCCTTACAAGGAATTCATCCACTTTGGGTTGACCTCTCAGGACATCAACAACACGGCGATCCCACTACAACTCAAGCACGCCATCGAGAGCGAGTACATCCCAGCGCTCAATCAAATCGAAGCACTGCTCATGGACATGGCCGAAGCATGGAAAGACATCCCTATGCTCGCCAAAACACACGGTCAGCCCGCTTCCCCTACTTTGCTAGGCAAAGAAATCCTCGTGTTTCATGAGCGCCTGACCCAGCAGGTCAACATGCTCGACTCAGTGCGCTATGGTGCCAAATTTGGCGGAGCGACTGGCAACATGAACGCGCACCACATCGCCTATCCCGAAATCGATTGGATCAAGTTTGCCAACAATTTCGTAGACAACACCCTCGGACTCAGACGCAGCTACCCCACCACTCAGATCGAACACTACGACGACATGGCTGCCCTGTTTGACAACCTCAAAAGAATCAACACCATCCTCATCGATTTTGCCCGTGACATCTGGCAATACATCTCGATGGGCTACTTCAAACAAAAGATCGTAAAAGGAGAGGTCGGATCATCGGCTATGCCTCACAAAGTCAATCCGATTGACTTTGAAAATGCCGAAGGCAACCTCGGTATCGCCAATGCGCTCTACGAATATCTCTCTGCAAAGCTACCGATCTCACGCCTACAACGAGATCTGACAGACTCTACTGTACTCCGCAATGTCGGTGTCCCAGTTGGTCATGGTTTCATCGCCCTCAAGTCTCTCGAAAAAGGGATAGGGAAATTAGAGCTCAATCAAGCCAATATCGAGTATGATCTCGATCAAAACTGGGCGGTCGTTTCGGAGGCCATTCAGACTATCCTCAGACGCGAAGCATACCCAGAGCCATACGAGGCGCTCAAAGCGCTCACCAGAGGCAACCAAGAGATCACTCAAGAAAGCCTCAAGGTCTTCATCGATGGACTGGAAATCAGTGACGCACTCAAAACGCAAATGAAAAAAATTACTCCATTCAACTACACAGGTATCAACCCGCTGAAGTAA
- a CDS encoding hemolysin family protein: MDSYLIGAILTSVLFSALFSGIEIAFITSDKLHIELQGQQGKLSARILSKLSNNPSNFIATTLIGNNLTIVVYGILMAMLLDPWLESWLPPSFNNDIVILLLQTLISTVVVLFTAEYVPKSVFLTNPYRFLSILSVPIFLIYYALSPVVYVIMAASKFLITKVFGLDYSDDRPVYGLTDLNNYIKNIMEDHEDRNEQDVDAKYFNNALDFKGVKVRECMIPRTEIKAVDVNDSITELREQFVETGHSKILVYNESIDDVIGYCHSLALFKKPEDIPSILTKIIIAPETMAANELMIELIREHKSLALVVDEYGGTSGIVSLEDIIEEIFGEIHDEHDEDDLVELKIDESEYIFSARQEVDYINDTYALNLPTGEYDTLGGLILTINENLPELGDVIEIPGFCFEIMLMEEARIEKIKLRILEEE, encoded by the coding sequence ATGGATTCATACTTGATAGGAGCGATCCTAACCTCTGTCTTATTTTCAGCACTATTTTCTGGGATTGAAATCGCTTTTATCACAAGCGACAAGCTACACATCGAGTTGCAGGGGCAGCAGGGCAAATTGTCTGCGCGTATCCTGTCCAAACTATCAAATAACCCGTCCAATTTCATCGCGACTACCTTGATTGGAAACAACCTCACTATAGTAGTCTATGGTATTTTAATGGCCATGCTGCTAGACCCCTGGCTAGAGTCGTGGTTGCCCCCGAGTTTCAACAATGACATTGTGATTTTGTTGCTTCAGACCTTGATATCCACAGTTGTGGTGCTTTTTACTGCAGAGTATGTTCCCAAAAGTGTTTTCTTGACCAATCCGTACCGGTTTTTGTCCATATTGTCGGTGCCCATTTTTTTGATATACTATGCTTTGAGCCCTGTGGTTTATGTCATCATGGCGGCTAGTAAATTTTTGATTACCAAGGTGTTTGGGTTGGATTATTCGGATGATCGGCCAGTCTATGGGCTCACGGACCTCAACAACTACATCAAAAATATCATGGAAGATCATGAAGATCGCAATGAGCAGGATGTAGATGCCAAGTATTTCAACAATGCATTGGACTTCAAAGGTGTCAAGGTACGTGAGTGTATGATCCCTAGGACGGAGATCAAAGCGGTAGATGTAAACGATAGCATCACGGAGCTGCGTGAGCAGTTTGTAGAGACGGGCCACTCCAAGATTTTGGTCTACAACGAATCAATAGACGATGTGATTGGGTATTGTCATTCGCTGGCGCTTTTCAAAAAGCCGGAAGACATCCCCAGTATTCTCACCAAGATTATCATCGCGCCCGAGACGATGGCGGCTAACGAACTAATGATTGAGCTCATTCGAGAGCATAAGAGCTTGGCTTTGGTAGTAGACGAGTATGGAGGGACGTCTGGGATCGTGAGTTTGGAAGATATTATCGAAGAAATTTTTGGAGAAATCCACGATGAGCATGACGAAGATGATTTGGTCGAACTCAAAATTGATGAAAGCGAGTATATATTCAGCGCACGACAAGAGGTGGACTACATCAATGATACATACGCGCTCAATTTGCCAACAGGCGAATACGACACCTTAGGAGGCTTAATTTTGACTATCAATGAGAATTTGCCTGAGTTGGGTGATGTGATTGAGATACCAGGCTTTTGCTTTGAGATCATGCTGATGGAAGAAGCACGGATCGAAAAAATCAAACTTCGTATATTGGAAGAAGAATAG